The genomic DNA ctgataatatttcctataaaaaaaaaatacattatgaagtaaaagaagtaaaatatttttcaatataattcaatataatttatttgtaatgttaattaaattcaatatttaatattaaattataaatgtttttatatatcatattttatattttaattattaatatatattataataaatttttttaagaataaaataaaaatctatatcaatattagtaattaaaagATGAATAAAGTATcgcattttatattgttttctatTACACATGTTATTTCACGTAATATGTTCGTCATACTTCGAAAGTAATGTCGATGTTCTAATTATGATAATCAGAATGATTCATCAGTTAAAAGATTGGGTTAAAGGtaataaaatgtgaaaaaaataactatttaacTAAATAACTAAAGTAACTAAGTAATTCTTTTTCAGATAttctgttaataatttaatgaataatgaaatttaattcatcatagataatttgttattttattcaacatgaaattaataatattattttaaagctttaacattagatatataattctatttagtATAAGTCATAAAAGTAGGacagtaaatttattatttaagtgtttattaatctataatcattataatgaCTAaactaattgaataaattataacaaatatattctaacaaattcaaattataccaATTCTAccaatcaatcaattttaagagaaaattataaaataaataatataaaagtcaaataaattttttattttaatatttaattttgtaatatatattcttttatttgcttatattttcattatttacatttacattttacatttacaatttacatttgcattttacattttttttattaatttttaataaaaatttaattaagtttcagtatattataaattaaaaaaatatcataaatttttatattttatttatctattaatttgtttgattacattttcttcatgtatatttcattcaatttaatataatcataaaaagaaatcttatgattaattttgataacatttgataaaaatgaaattgataagaattatatactgcacttatatgaataataataatctcaaaataaataatgtaatataaaaaaatgatacttttttttaaaaaattacatatattaattaatttctttgtatattacatttttaataaatattaaatattttattgaattgaattatatagtaattaataataagtaatcatttattaataaaaaaaatatatttatactttttgataaatcacatatacaataaatcatttcaaattcatatatttatttttcatatcttttattacAGTTACACTAAAGCAAttagatgataattttttcaggAAAAAGGAATGGATAATTTGATGATAACTACATCAAGTAAGAATAGTTCACGCAGTGCATCACCtaagagaagaaatatattgatttcatCTCAACAATTATCAGCTACTTTGGAACATATTCCAAAAATACGTAATGTTTCACTGTaagatctaattttttatagatgttAATACATATGCTTgcatagattaaaattaaaaattcttgtttttttgtAGTATTTTACATGAAACAGAATCATTAAGCTTATGCttcaatatgatataattaatgatacaaTATTTTGTACTTACAAATAAGAATACTAAgttcctaaaaaaataaatgaaaagtaaaTAGAAGGAGCACAGTACAAAACTAAATTTGACTTCGCAGTTCCCAAACAGGGGAGGATAGTACAGGCAGTGGAAGTAGTGGTGGTGAAGGCAGTCTCAGCATGAAAGGTAGTAGGCAAAAATCACCAGGAACTGTGATTCGAGTAGATGCTATGGATGAATCAAATACCAATTTAATCACTGCCGAACAAGATGAGTTTGTGCCAAATATTCATCTACCAACTGATGATGATGgagtatgtatattttaattataaaataattttaatttttaaatttttatatttatattttattgatatttttatttttaaataaatatttttactgattatatataatttcattttgcaataataagaatgtgttcataatatttaaaattattgttgaaatattaaaattaatattattgttagcttaattatttattacaatagtATATGATTGTATATGCTTACATAAAGTTACTTATATAATGACATTGTTATGTATAATGACAATTACATTGTATTATACAAGTACATTGTAATACAAGGTTATTAATCAATACTGTATAATTAGAGTTATGAATTAAGATTATATAGttgcataatattataagttatgttgaaattaaacttattgttttataaatctagATATCTATGATACAATATGTTCAATgtgctttattaattataatttgaattctaataattaaaattattatgaattaattgtatatattgtatataatgtgtatattttaatataatgataaatttatttacaggaACAATATCATGCAACACAATCGTTCCTATCAAATGGCTCTTCTGAGTTAATAACTGATGATGTTGACTCTAATTCTGCTCGTGTTTGTCAAGCAATTGAGaacattcaaaataaaattgctaaAACACGAGAACTTATAAGAATAGAACAAACTACACGTGATGGTAATTTTcacttattgataattaatatagtatatacattgatatatattacatattagaGTGTTACAAGTTGtctatttatctaatataatgtaataaataataatgtaacttattataataatttataatgaatgccatatgtaataataatttattttaaaatatgttataaatgcaaggtttaatatttttttagaaaatgtcaatgaatatttaaaattagctGCAAATGCAGATAAACAGCAGCTTACCCGAATCAAAGCAGTatttgagaagaaaaatcaaaaatcagcGCACAGTATTTCTCAACtccaaaaaaaattagatagttacacaaaaaaattaaaaaattttgagttGAATGGTGCACCTACAAGTCATAGACAACCCCGAGAAGTGCTTCGTGATATGGGACAAGGActgaagtaaatatattttattccttattaatattatctatgtattatattttttttaataataaaaacaaaaaattaaataatattaaattattaatatctatacatatataaacttctttttatttttatttcaaaatatttattaggatatataaaaatatgtaatataaaaatatgatttaaatatttttgatttaaatttttatgttttatataaaaaataagtttaaacataagaaattattttttagcacattttttatgtattatttcttattttttaatttatcttttattattctaaatataaagtatGAGACAATATGAGACAATATGAGACTTTCATCTAATTTAAGATTCACTTCCAGAAACGTGGGTGGCAATATTAGAGTTGGAATCAGTGGTTTTTCAGGGTGAGTGTTAATGTGAAAATAGATTTCAGTATCTTCCtatcatattatcatattgttataaattgaattttaaaaactattattctattaaaaaaaatgaaaaattaaaaaagcaaaagaaatatatttgtattcataaacataaaattatatatttataaatatataaaatatgaaaaacataaaaattataattctaatatatttatatatatatattagaattatataaatttaataattttttatataaaaacttttcataatttttatttattaaattacaattttgcaataattatttacatgtaatttttttatgaatttcagAAGTGTAATGTCCAAACCAAGAGAATTTgcacatttaataaaaaataagtttggCAGTGCTGATAACATAAATACTTTATCTCGTGAGTaatgtgtattattttttaaattaattaacataactactcagattatatatattctttattaatttttaaataatatttattattaaaattataaagttttttgtGTTTAAAGAGCACAATTACTAAGCACATATTGGCTTATGCTAATAAATTGTGATACTACAAGCGATAGAAtgcacgtttttttttatttataatatatatacataaataatatatgtaaatacacatatatactaaaattcttataattttattttggttaataatatttttattatattaagaagtTTTTGTTTGGAATAAGATGGAAATGTAttgatataatgattattgatattgtaataatcatacgatatttttccatttatttaaatattggagaataaataatatttaatattttgcgcTGTCGTGGCAGTTGAAAGTAGTAAGTAACATTTGggctaaatttttctattatatatattttttttatatattttataaacatttttcattatttagtatcttaattttttaactatgaTTTCtgttctattctattctactctatattttataataataaaaattatagattttatgtatttatctatagacaattttcaaatgaaaatattatttacatttacattataaattttatatttttattattgttttgtgttatttaatgattttgccTTATCTTTAATggcttttataaattttgatatttgctTCCTTATATATTAGTTATCCAATACatcaacaaa from Apis mellifera strain DH4 linkage group LG4, Amel_HAv3.1, whole genome shotgun sequence includes the following:
- the LOC408811 gene encoding transmembrane and coiled-coil domains protein 2 isoform X3; its protein translation is MDNLMITTSSKNSSRSASPKRRNILISSQQLSATLEHIPKIRNVSLSQTGEDSTGSGSSGGEGSLSMKGSRQKSPGTVIRVDAMDESNTNLITAEQDEFVPNIHLPTDDDGEQYHATQSFLSNGSSELITDDVDSNSARVCQAIENIQNKIAKTRELIRIEQTTRDENVNEYLKLAANADKQQLTRIKAVFEKKNQKSAHSISQLQKKLDSYTKKLKNFELNGAPTSHRQPREVLRDMGQGLKNVGGNIRVGISGFSGSVMSKPREFAHLIKNKFGSADNINTLSLESNGSTFYVNDTPRAGNGDNASVEDEKAHHGSATLPGGCSLGSTHSAAAMKFPSEEGSECSSVTSESGPGSRGQAHTCHNSNNAALSLKSIFSELQEHRENLERMKDKLEGLKSLQQEVTYLSHALQEERFRCERLEEQINDLTELHQNEVENLKQTITDMEEKVQYQSEDRLRDIHEMLESCQTKICKMEHQQQQHQQYVTLEGLDNSNARALVVKLINVVLTVLQVILLLVATGAGIMMPFLRTRVRILTTTLVVLGIVFVLKQWPEVHDVGSHLMRHLKQTLAVK
- the LOC408811 gene encoding transmembrane and coiled-coil domains protein 2 isoform X4, translating into MDNLMITTSSKNSSRSASPKRRNILISSQQLSATLEHIPKIRNVSLSQTGEDSTGSGSSGGEGSLSMKGSRQKSPGTVIRVDAMDESNTNLITAEQDEFVPNIHLPTDDDGEQYHATQSFLSNGSSELITDDVDSNSARVCQAIENIQNKIAKTRELIRIEQTTRDENVNEYLKLAANADKQQLTRIKAVFEKKNQKSAHSISQLQKKLDSYTKKLKNFELNGAPTSHRQPREVLRDMGQGLKNVGGNIRVGISGFSGSVMSKPREFAHLIKNKFGSADNINTLSLESSNGDNASVEDEKAHHGSATLPGGCSLGSTHSAAAMKFPSEEGSECSSVTSESGPGSRGQAHTCHNSNNAALSLKSIFSELQEHRENLERMKDKLEGLKSLQQEVTYLSHALQEERFRCERLEEQINDLTELHQNEVENLKQTITDMEEKVQYQSEDRLRDIHEMLESCQTKICKMEHQQQQHQQYVTLEGLDNSNARALVVKLINVVLTVLQVILLLVATGAGIMMPFLRTSCTKPHCFMCRVRILTTTLVVLGIVFVLKQWPEVHDVGSHLMRHLKQTLAVK
- the LOC408811 gene encoding transmembrane and coiled-coil domains protein 2 isoform X5 produces the protein MDNLMITTSSKNSSRSASPKRRNILISSQQLSATLEHIPKIRNVSLSQTGEDSTGSGSSGGEGSLSMKGSRQKSPGTVIRVDAMDESNTNLITAEQDEFVPNIHLPTDDDGEQYHATQSFLSNGSSELITDDVDSNSARVCQAIENIQNKIAKTRELIRIEQTTRDENVNEYLKLAANADKQQLTRIKAVFEKKNQKSAHSISQLQKKLDSYTKKLKNFELNGAPTSHRQPREVLRDMGQGLKNVGGNIRVGISGFSGSVMSKPREFAHLIKNKFGSADNINTLSRNGDNASVEDEKAHHGSATLPGGCSLGSTHSAAAMKFPSEEGSECSSVTSESGPGSRGQAHTCHNSNNAALSLKSIFSELQEHRENLERMKDKLEGLKSLQQEVTYLSHALQEERFRCERLEEQINDLTELHQNEVENLKQTITDMEEKVQYQSEDRLRDIHEMLESCQTKICKMEHQQQQHQQYVTLEGLDNSNARALVVKLINVVLTVLQVILLLVATGAGIMMPFLRTSCTKPHCFMCRVRILTTTLVVLGIVFVLKQWPEVHDVGSHLMRHLKQTLAVK